From the Helianthus annuus cultivar XRQ/B chromosome 17, HanXRQr2.0-SUNRISE, whole genome shotgun sequence genome, the window aaatttaaatatacaataatttaataataaacATTTGTCATGCAGAAACATGTCGGTACGAATTTCCTATCAGTTTGTTATAATTTGACAATAGTTATGATTCTAGGAGAATATCAAAGGAGCTTTCATGATTACATATATCTTTATCAAATCAATATCAAAACCTACCGAATTTATAGCTCTTAATTTAATTGCAATACAACTCCTTCAATCTTCCACTCATCTCAATCCATATCTCATCTGGGTTTTCTGTGTGATGGGTGCTTGCGTTTCAGTTCATCATAAAGCTTCTGCAATGAAAGTACAAGTGTCGTTTGATTCGGCTAATAAACCTGATCGTAAGCCGGTGATTCATTCGACTGATGGTCATGTTGCTGTTAAACCTCAGTTGCCTCCCAGTCAGTCAGTGCCTGCTTTTTCTGAATATGGTATGATCTAAATTTTGTTGAATGCTTGTAGCTTTGTTTAGTCACTGTTATGTTTGGTTTATAAGTTTGATTGACTTTATGTGCTTTGAATTAATTGGTTTGATTGTGAAGGTTCTTAACTTCTTATCAATCTGATTGGTTAATCCAATTCTTGATTTGAATAGTTATTCTGATTATTTAGGTTGTCCGGTTTGTACCCGATTTGCCATGATCTATTTTGTATGGTTAATGATAAGGGTGTGAATTTCCGACATGACACAAATAGAACATGAAATTTGCGGGTTTTGGTTTAGTCTAAATGGGTCGGTTTAGTTTCGGGATCAAAGCCGCAAACATGTTTAGCTAAATTGGTTTTGTCCGTTTTAGTCTGATGGGTTCGTGGATTGACCCGTTCAAACcatttatttactttttttaaaATGTGATTATGCAACTTAAACTAGTTGGATTTTTTAATAGGTCAAAGTTTTAAAACAAAGTGGCATATttcaaaatacataaaaaaatatGGAAATTTAGTTTTTAAAAGTATTAATTTACCAAAAAaaagtttgtttattttagtTAAATGCATCCTGTTTGTGTTGACTCGTTTATACTCAATCTTGTTCGGGTTCATCTGTATGATACAATCGTTGGGTTCGTATCGGATTTGACCCGCCAACCCACGAGCACGGCGTGTTTAACACTGTTCAAGAACCCTACTATAAAAATGGGTGTTTGAATGTGGTATTCTAAGATCTGATTATGattatggtttctttttttaTTACCCAATGAAGATTATTGTTAAATTAACTAACCTTTAAGAATTGGTTGTTTGACAGGGGCGGACATACTATGTAATAAGGGGTATCAAACTTTCTAGACCCGCCACTATTATTTGATATTCTAGTTTAAAACTTTCAAATCACATTTGTGAACTTAGAAAATGTATATTCAAACACAAAGTTGGAAGAGTAAAGTGGCTGTGATTCTTcatgttttatacaaaaacataaTTTCATTTAGGGTTTGTCTTTTATTCAGTGTGGAAGGTTGCTTTCACCACACATCAAATAAGTCTATTTTTAAATTCATCAATTGCATATTCTACTATAATAGGAAAGTTTGAGACATGTTTCTTGAAACATGTTAGATGTCATGATGATGGCTCTTCACATGGTCTTCATGTGTTTGTGTCAATTTGTTTGatttatttagttttgttttcATCTAGAACATATAATGGGTAGGTGTATCATGCTTTGCTGGTTTTGTTTGTTGGCTATGAAGTATTTTGCTAGCAAACAATGAAACAAAATGGGAAAATGACAAGTGAAGATGGAAAGATCATTTGCATAATGACTTTAACTTAGTTTGTAAAGTTAGTAATGTTTCAATAACTATGAGTACCTTATAAACACATGCTCATAGTGCTTGTTAGATGTAGTAGGAGGGAGAAAGATAAGCAGTTATGCAGTTAAAGCAATAGGTAGAAGTGTTTATGTGTTTCTTATAGTTCTTTACTTGGAATGGTTCTATATTTAACATCTTTTTATGTATAGTTCAGTTGACTATGTTCATTAACAAAAATTACATGCAGTTGAACCCATTAAAAGGTGCTTTAATTGGGAGTGTATGAGAGCTCATCTTTTACATCTCCATTTTATCTTTGACAAATGTGGACCTTTCGGGTTTCATCTAGAGCTTGCTTTTATTAGTTGGGAAGAGTTTTAGTCAATCGCTTTGTCGTATTTCACGCTCTTTAGTGTTAAAATTATTACTCTTTGATGATGTGTTGTTTACACTGCAGGTAGTAAGGAGGAGGTGTTTTTCGATTCCCAAGCATGGTTAGATTCAGATTATGAAGACGATTTTATGAGCGTCAACGGTGGTAAGAAACATTATGCATCACTTTCGTGTTCTTGAGTTTTGATTCATCTTACATATTATCTGCATATGGgttaatgcatggttaaatattCCATTAACAATTTAACATCTATGTCACATTTGATCTCAACCCTCCATCTTCTTATGTAAGTGTCAAAAAATGTTTGCCTTTTTTTTACAAGAAGTTTTGTATTTCTATTCTTTTGACCTGCTATAGATAAGCTATAACTTAaaccaatgttttttttttttttttttttcttttaataattTAGACTAAATGATCATATTTAGTACCATACAAAAAGGCATATAATAACGGGAGTGGCTAAACATACACTCATGTACTGAACGTacaaccccctccccccccccccacacacacacatattttGATAAAGGGATTTACTTTTTTAATAGGCAAAGGACCCAACAAGTGGGGGGGAGGGGGGTACGTTTAGTAGTATTTAATATGACTTGTTTTATATTCAACGAgtttgtgtttatattttgctTATATTTGTGggtaaaagatcaaatacaaataattttaacatactaaacatacaaattgaaggaaaactcaaaaagacaaggtgacatttttgtaagtaccaccaactatcaaagttactatacaaatgtgaactcaactaaaaatacctaaaaaaacacaaaaaaaaaaaaatttaaacatttttattaaaaaatcgctacatttcgttagcaaaaaaaaaaattttttttgcttctactaaaagtagcgattttttaataaaaaatgttaaaaaaaataaaattatttgtgtgtttttttaggtatatttgtagagttactttgatagttattgataattacaaaaatgccaccttgtctttttgagttttccttcaatttgtatgtttagtatgttaagattatttgtacaagaactttaccctatattTGTGTTGTATACCTATATGTATATGCAGATTTTACTCCATCAAGAGGCAATACACCTGTGCACCACAGTTTAATTTCATCAAGAACCAATGGTTCCATCGCAAAACCATCCCCACCTCCAACAGAGAAGAGAAAAAGACTTTTAGACTTGTTTAAAGAAAGCAAAAGAGAGAACCATGGTTCTTCTAATGAGGAATTTGCTGAATCACCTAACAAGCATGGTGATGGAATGTCATCAAAGAAGTCTGCAAGTTCTATGCATGGTTGCTTTACGAGTTTGCTTTCTGTTCGTAGTAGCACGGGAAGGCATAACAAGAAGAGCGTGGGTCACAGTCCCGTTGTTGGGTCATAAGTTATCCCCTCTATAACTTTGATAGTCACGAAAGCGGTACCCTTTCTGTGGATAAAATGTAAAGCTGAAATAACTTATCTTTGGTTTATTATCGAGTGATATAACAATTATGTGATTTCTAAACATCTAATTTTTGGGCAATGCTGAATGAAAAAAAAATCTGTTAATCATATACTGATATTTTagaattatttttataatttaagtTGATGATGAGAAGCTTATAATCATATTTGTCACGCCTGAATATGGGCAGGTATAATTGATAGCTTCAGTTTAATCTAATTATAGAACCGTGTCTTGCTAGAGTCGGTTTTTTAATGAAAGTTgccgttccaaaaaaaaaaaaaaaaaaaaaaaattatagaacCGTGTCTCATATACATCGTATCGTTATCACAGGTATACCTGCGGGCATTGAAAACAGTTGTATGTGGTCCTAAGCAGTTGAAACTTGACCTTTGACCAGGTCTAAATTTCAAGTTTCTAAGAACTACAACATACTATTATTACATTTTCTAAGATTTATATAAGATATtgtaatatttatgtattatgtGATTAAAACAGGTTTCAACAAATGGGTATTTGATCCGGATTATGATGTTACCATCGCCTTAATTTTAACCATCAAAATAGTGAGATCAAAGATTCAGATGGCTTTCTAAACTTCGTAGGATACATCCACTTTATATTTGATCCGGATTATGTCAAAATTATTGGAATGATAGCAAAGCTTTATTTAGAACCAAAATGAAAAACGAAAATAAACAGCGGCTGGATAGGGCGGCAACGGCAATGGGCCCGATACCAAAACCCTGAATAATATACTTCAATACACACCCGCCGTCAAAGCGGTAGAGACTAGAAAACAacaataaacataaataaacaattaaaataatGATAAAAATAGCTTCGAtcttggtgtcacaccccaaccgatggcggaaacatcggggcatgacactgagtgaaacagattgccatgagtatccataacaactattaattaccagatatttaaacatcatgtcccataccacaacatatccaaataaaacagttattacaaataattgtctcaaaaacaaacactgttccgacaactcagatttagcgtgacataactagacccctagcttgattcaccaaagcacaacaTTCCTAGCATCTTAcacacctgccacatacgttaaaatagaggtcaatacacatagtgtaaaggtgagcatacaagtttaatagtataatagattcgaaaagcgtttacgcataaccaacatgtaacatgtagcaaagtgaagcatgtaggttatcgacaatgaaatatgcacagacgtgattgcgagttgtagaatgcgcaacacatatcaccactgtgacatgtgatgaaagcccttaacaacccctatccacgacaggtgctgggtcctaactatagtactatcgttgttaAGGTGTCAGGCCACAATCACTGtttaaacataacatacaagcattcatcgagtaacacgtataacatgcagtagaggtcagcgtataaaagtgttaCGTTGTTTGATcaatgtgatttagaataagtaacgtaagtaacacccaaaagtgcgtaaagcaaaaagggatcgagtatactcacagatagcatttaacaagtaaacactctcttggattgaagggagcgctgagagattagcctgaacagttaacgatagcataagcatAAGCATAAGCGAAGAACGACGCGTAAAACGATGCAAGTGAAACAAGCGACGaagggtcatccgatcggatggccattcggtcggattccactcgtttgggatggatgtgtttgtgtatgatggctttgaagttttcgttgtagcattttgaaaacagagaagtatctctacctttcaggtcgttcgatcgaacggtcgttcgatctgACAGCGATCCGTTCGGC encodes:
- the LOC110923339 gene encoding uncharacterized protein At3g27210 isoform X2, giving the protein MQLNPLKGSKEEVFFDSQAWLDSDYEDDFMSVNGDFTPSRGNTPVHHSLISSRTNGSIAKPSPPPTEKRKRLLDLFKESKRENHGSSNEEFAESPNKHGDGMSSKKSASSMHGCFTSLLSVRSSTGRHNKKSVGHSPVVGS
- the LOC110923339 gene encoding uncharacterized protein At3g27210 isoform X1, with product MGACVSVHHKASAMKVQVSFDSANKPDRKPVIHSTDGHVAVKPQLPPSQSVPAFSEYGSKEEVFFDSQAWLDSDYEDDFMSVNGDFTPSRGNTPVHHSLISSRTNGSIAKPSPPPTEKRKRLLDLFKESKRENHGSSNEEFAESPNKHGDGMSSKKSASSMHGCFTSLLSVRSSTGRHNKKSVGHSPVVGS